A DNA window from Fibrobacter sp. UWH4 contains the following coding sequences:
- the cas6e gene encoding type I-E CRISPR-associated protein Cas6/Cse3/CasE has product MFISVLRLSRSDIQQIAVCNQGVFDAYTLHKTVYSLFPRENENTRSFLYADRGGDFNEKKILILSKNVPKEPEIGKVETQEVPSQFLQQEYYGFEVLMNPVRCDSKTKKKIPIRGNDKDSLKLWFLEKAEANGFEVVPDSLSIGNTSVLQFHKDKQKVVLGKASFKGRLKVTDREKFINAFEKGLGKGKAYGFGLFQIVPLTNAIV; this is encoded by the coding sequence ATGTTCATATCCGTTTTACGATTGTCTCGAAGCGATATCCAGCAGATTGCTGTGTGTAATCAAGGTGTCTTTGATGCATACACTTTGCATAAAACTGTTTATTCGTTGTTTCCAAGGGAAAATGAGAATACTAGAAGTTTTCTGTATGCAGATCGTGGTGGTGATTTCAATGAAAAGAAAATTTTGATCCTTTCAAAGAATGTGCCGAAAGAACCTGAAATCGGAAAAGTTGAAACACAAGAAGTCCCGTCGCAATTTTTGCAACAGGAGTATTACGGTTTTGAAGTCTTGATGAATCCTGTCCGTTGTGATTCTAAAACAAAAAAGAAAATTCCCATCAGGGGGAATGATAAGGACTCCTTGAAACTGTGGTTTTTAGAAAAGGCTGAAGCAAATGGATTTGAGGTTGTTCCTGATTCATTGTCTATTGGGAATACCTCGGTTTTACAATTCCATAAGGACAAACAGAAAGTTGTTCTTGGAAAAGCCTCCTTCAAAGGTCGCCTTAAGGTCACTGACCGAGAAAAGTTTATTAATGCGTTTGAAAAAGGTCTTGGAAAGGGAAAAGCGTATGGCTTTGGACTCTTCCAAATTGTTCCACTAACAAATGCAATTGTCTAA
- the casB gene encoding type I-E CRISPR-associated protein Cse2/CasB has product MADENKQKEPSLVANVFARCKNDRGFAATLKRADNPDTAYQAWEILAAFKVPLDVDSKRLPYALVFAAIARSSREKDGNLGLGAALANAYQDDGGRDSDAAKVKLRRILACDNVIEVCQVLRPILQLICSRGVGISFEKLLKDLIFFNPDKTLARWAQDFFGSISKENEES; this is encoded by the coding sequence ATGGCTGATGAAAATAAACAGAAAGAACCTTCATTGGTGGCGAATGTTTTTGCCCGTTGCAAAAATGACAGGGGCTTTGCTGCAACGTTAAAAAGGGCTGATAATCCTGATACCGCTTATCAGGCATGGGAAATTTTGGCTGCTTTTAAGGTTCCTTTAGACGTGGACTCAAAGAGGTTGCCTTATGCTTTAGTTTTTGCTGCAATAGCAAGGTCTTCCAGAGAAAAAGACGGAAATCTTGGCTTAGGAGCTGCTTTGGCGAATGCTTATCAAGATGATGGTGGTAGAGATAGTGATGCGGCAAAAGTCAAGTTGCGGAGAATTCTAGCTTGCGATAATGTCATTGAAGTGTGTCAAGTGCTACGTCCTATTTTGCAATTGATTTGTAGTAGAGGGGTTGGCATTTCGTTTGAAAAGCTCTTGAAAGATTTGATATTCTTTAATCCTGATAAAACACTTGCTCGATGGGCGCAAGATTTCTTTGGTTCAATATCTAAAGAAAATGAGGAGTCGTAA
- the casA gene encoding type I-E CRISPR-associated protein Cse1/CasA, with protein sequence MKENKFNLIDEPWIPVVGKGKVGLRQIFADESISALGGNPVEKIAVFKLLLAIAQSAITPKDEDEWKSLGVKGLQERVSDYLDKWHDSFWLYGEKPFLQMPELKKKAETLSKKEKREPYKIGNGTFADLMAENNTCVTQYDFRDVSQNDSDKALFLLAVINFAFYGKQPNQELSLEKNLKKNVIAKPGASLGFSNYLHSFGLVENVVTSVYYNLLSEQNVKSYTWLSEGVGRPFWEMMPTTENDCVTETSKKTLLGHLVPLSRYVLMVDKGLYFTEGVIYHLAKSEKKKGQSVENWIEASMSWYLEKDEIKALNADISKKPWRMLTSMLSLSDTERKYCNLGLSLFINRISECDKVFSIWSGGIDVSGDSFGKKIKNNDDYVESETQLHSSAFGDSFCNKLFEEMRKLNEFCFDLQKFVVGYNAEIRGGSSSKNARQIGSQNIPSVESDYWQQCESIFQRIVDTCSIDTTDQYNHEMDKINDQIWQFVKQIYNQYCPNQSARQLEAWAKNFPKKFEKKR encoded by the coding sequence ATGAAAGAGAATAAATTTAATTTGATTGATGAACCTTGGATTCCTGTGGTAGGGAAAGGAAAAGTTGGTTTAAGGCAAATTTTTGCTGACGAATCTATTTCTGCACTTGGCGGAAATCCTGTTGAAAAAATTGCCGTATTCAAGTTACTTTTGGCTATAGCTCAAAGTGCAATAACTCCGAAGGATGAAGATGAATGGAAGTCTTTGGGGGTTAAAGGGTTGCAAGAACGGGTCTCCGATTATTTAGACAAATGGCATGATAGTTTTTGGCTTTATGGTGAGAAACCATTTTTGCAAATGCCTGAATTGAAGAAAAAAGCAGAAACATTGTCCAAAAAGGAAAAAAGAGAACCTTATAAAATAGGGAATGGTACTTTTGCTGATTTAATGGCTGAAAATAATACTTGCGTAACGCAATATGATTTTAGGGATGTTTCTCAAAACGATTCTGATAAAGCATTATTTTTATTGGCTGTCATTAATTTTGCATTTTATGGGAAACAACCAAATCAAGAACTTTCTTTAGAGAAAAATCTTAAAAAGAATGTAATAGCAAAGCCTGGTGCTAGTTTAGGATTTTCCAATTATCTACATTCATTCGGACTTGTTGAAAATGTTGTTACATCTGTTTATTATAACTTGCTTTCAGAGCAAAATGTAAAATCTTATACTTGGTTGTCTGAAGGAGTGGGTAGACCATTTTGGGAAATGATGCCAACAACTGAAAATGATTGTGTAACAGAAACTTCGAAAAAAACATTATTAGGTCATTTAGTACCATTGTCAAGATATGTGTTAATGGTAGATAAAGGCTTGTACTTTACTGAAGGTGTTATTTATCATTTAGCCAAATCAGAAAAGAAAAAGGGGCAAAGTGTAGAAAATTGGATTGAAGCTAGTATGTCGTGGTATCTTGAAAAGGATGAAATAAAAGCGTTAAATGCTGATATTTCTAAGAAACCTTGGAGAATGCTGACATCAATGTTGTCTTTATCGGATACGGAAAGGAAGTATTGCAATTTGGGCTTGTCTTTATTCATAAATCGTATTTCAGAATGTGATAAAGTATTTTCTATATGGTCTGGAGGTATTGATGTTTCCGGAGATTCGTTTGGAAAGAAAATAAAGAATAATGATGATTATGTTGAGTCTGAAACTCAATTGCACTCAAGTGCTTTTGGAGATTCTTTTTGCAATAAGCTTTTTGAAGAAATGAGAAAACTTAATGAATTCTGTTTTGATTTGCAAAAATTTGTGGTTGGGTATAATGCGGAGATTAGAGGAGGAAGTTCCTCAAAAAATGCAAGACAAATCGGATCGCAAAATATTCCAAGCGTAGAATCGGATTATTGGCAACAATGCGAAAGTATTTTCCAACGAATAGTTGATACCTGTTCTATTGATACTACAGACCAATACAATCATGAAATGGATAAAATCAACGATCAAATTTGGCAATTTGTAAAACAGATTTATAATCAATACTGTCCGAACCAATCGGCCCGTCAATTGGAAGCTTGGGCGAAAAATTTCCCTAAAAAGTTTGAAAAGAAGAGGTAG
- the cas3 gene encoding CRISPR-associated helicase Cas3' codes for MLGKCLKNTQERQIEALSPEKCLAKLVVDEKTGDTKPGISVAEHCIITGFVAEELCKSLIDNVKQILTKSAPFFASIHDVGKLSPDFQRMIYTSWLGSVKDFPQLQNANENRAKRKDVSFHGKVSQVSIESSFPEQKMLATIEGMHHGFKPNFSPIAENRDIYGGENWTALRHKLIENLERSFPYSDSNNLSEWNQACVIGGFITVADWIASGGYFGNIQQNHSYSKDDLKKIAHKAVHNAGFIPLSIKQGLQFKDIFGFTPRKIQSDLFESVSFPGVYVLEAPMGLGKTEAALYAAYKMLEKGLASGIYFGLPTQLTSNKIYERVESFLSKIVGEESSYCLKLLHSSAWLEEDSLGEDAKVGKSWFDSKKRGILAPFAVGTIDQALMAAMNVKHSMVRAFGLAGKVVILDEVHSYDSYTGTIMNALVDELKHIGCTVIILSATLTSSQKKKILDLPFEQVLNDSYPLISSQTDKAFSEISSLGESNRNVSIKISKDDKMAFDIALEKAENGEQVLWIENTVADAQNVYKKLAAKSAEMGLECGLIHSRFIKKQRSEIENKWVTLYGKNGYSKRNACGRILVGTQVLEQSIDIDADYLITRICPMDMLLQRIGRLWRHRENDKIRPSTAKCETLVLSPVVEDVIKSDKVFGVTGVVYSPYVLSRTLDVLKHIDVVNLPNDIRGLLESVYQERQEDGILAKMKTDLLGKQSHLQGLARVGLSSAISTLPESAVQTRYSDVDTVSVLLLESFEVGEYGVEINFWNESETVVLPKYPSSERQKRELSKKIVEHCVVIAEQDAPPIDRHIDVFGAYVYLGDQEDDEKCMFRAVIVDKDSSFRDLNRNRLEIFGDENAKKMLYTKSVGYKIEK; via the coding sequence ATGTTGGGAAAATGCTTAAAGAATACTCAAGAACGTCAAATTGAGGCGTTGTCGCCGGAAAAATGTCTGGCTAAACTTGTTGTTGACGAAAAAACGGGCGACACAAAGCCTGGTATTTCGGTTGCTGAGCATTGTATAATAACTGGTTTTGTTGCAGAGGAATTGTGCAAGTCCTTAATAGATAATGTGAAGCAAATTCTTACGAAATCAGCTCCGTTTTTTGCGTCCATACACGATGTAGGGAAGTTAAGTCCTGATTTCCAGCGTATGATATACACATCGTGGCTTGGGAGTGTTAAAGATTTTCCTCAGTTGCAGAATGCCAACGAAAATAGGGCAAAACGAAAAGATGTGAGTTTTCACGGAAAAGTTTCTCAAGTATCTATTGAAAGTAGCTTTCCAGAACAAAAAATGCTTGCAACCATTGAAGGAATGCATCACGGCTTTAAGCCGAATTTTAGTCCAATTGCGGAGAATCGTGATATTTATGGTGGCGAAAACTGGACCGCGTTGCGGCATAAGCTTATTGAAAACTTGGAACGGAGTTTCCCCTATTCTGATTCAAATAATTTAAGTGAATGGAATCAGGCTTGTGTTATAGGTGGTTTCATAACTGTTGCAGACTGGATTGCTTCTGGTGGTTATTTTGGCAATATTCAGCAAAATCATTCTTATAGTAAAGATGATTTGAAAAAGATTGCTCATAAGGCTGTTCATAATGCTGGTTTTATTCCGCTTTCTATAAAGCAAGGGCTTCAGTTCAAAGATATTTTTGGCTTTACTCCTAGAAAAATTCAGTCGGATCTGTTCGAATCTGTTTCTTTTCCTGGTGTTTATGTTTTGGAAGCCCCGATGGGTTTGGGAAAAACAGAAGCGGCTCTTTATGCTGCCTATAAAATGCTGGAAAAAGGGCTTGCTTCTGGAATTTACTTTGGCCTTCCGACACAATTGACATCTAATAAAATTTATGAACGAGTGGAATCGTTCCTTAGTAAAATCGTGGGCGAAGAATCCTCGTATTGCTTAAAGTTGCTGCATAGTTCTGCTTGGCTTGAAGAGGATTCTTTGGGTGAAGATGCCAAAGTTGGTAAGTCTTGGTTTGATTCCAAAAAACGAGGAATTCTGGCTCCGTTTGCCGTTGGTACTATTGACCAAGCACTTATGGCGGCTATGAATGTCAAGCATAGCATGGTGCGAGCATTTGGTTTGGCAGGGAAAGTCGTAATTCTTGATGAGGTGCATAGCTACGATTCCTATACTGGAACGATAATGAATGCCCTTGTTGATGAATTAAAGCACATTGGATGCACAGTAATTATTTTAAGTGCAACATTGACGTCATCCCAGAAAAAGAAAATTTTGGATTTACCGTTTGAACAGGTCTTAAACGATAGTTATCCCTTAATTTCTAGCCAAACGGACAAGGCTTTTTCTGAAATTTCAAGTTTGGGAGAATCTAACCGGAATGTCTCTATTAAAATAAGTAAAGATGATAAAATGGCTTTTGACATTGCTTTGGAAAAAGCTGAAAATGGGGAACAAGTTCTTTGGATAGAAAATACTGTTGCTGATGCTCAGAATGTTTACAAAAAACTGGCTGCTAAATCTGCCGAAATGGGCTTAGAATGTGGATTGATTCATTCCAGATTTATAAAAAAGCAACGATCTGAAATAGAAAATAAATGGGTCACGCTGTACGGGAAAAATGGCTATTCTAAGCGAAATGCTTGTGGTCGAATTTTAGTGGGAACGCAAGTCCTAGAACAATCTATTGATATTGATGCGGATTATTTGATAACCAGGATTTGCCCGATGGATATGCTTTTGCAAAGAATCGGGCGCTTATGGCGACATCGCGAAAATGATAAGATTCGCCCGTCAACGGCAAAATGTGAAACACTTGTCCTTTCGCCTGTTGTTGAAGATGTTATAAAAAGCGATAAAGTATTTGGAGTAACGGGGGTGGTGTATAGCCCCTATGTTCTGAGCCGAACACTTGATGTGTTGAAACATATAGATGTCGTTAATTTGCCGAATGATATTCGTGGGCTGTTGGAAAGCGTTTACCAAGAGCGGCAGGAAGATGGAATCCTAGCAAAAATGAAAACTGATTTGTTGGGAAAACAGTCCCATTTGCAAGGACTCGCTAGGGTCGGCTTATCTTCAGCTATTTCAACATTGCCAGAATCTGCTGTACAGACACGATATTCCGATGTTGATACGGTTTCCGTGTTGTTGTTGGAATCTTTCGAAGTTGGAGAATACGGAGTTGAAATAAATTTTTGGAATGAATCGGAGACGGTTGTTTTGCCTAAATATCCGTCAAGTGAAAGACAAAAAAGAGAATTGTCGAAAAAAATTGTGGAACATTGTGTTGTTATTGCAGAACAGGATGCTCCTCCGATAGATCGGCATATAGATGTTTTTGGAGCTTATGTTTATCTTGGAGACCAAGAAGACGATGAAAAATGTATGTTCAGAGCGGTTATTGTGGACAAAGACAGCTCGTTTAGAGACTTAAACCGGAATAGACTAGAAATTTTTGGTGACGAAAACGCAAAAAAAATGTTATATACAAAGAGTGTTGGTTATAAAATTGAAAAGTAA
- a CDS encoding helix-turn-helix domain-containing protein: MQNLGEQIAQRRKYFNISQADLAEMAGVSLRTVSGIENGSANPSLDVLSKILEVLGLTITLQERVIHE, translated from the coding sequence ATGCAGAATCTTGGCGAACAGATAGCGCAACGGCGCAAATACTTCAACATTTCGCAGGCAGACCTTGCGGAAATGGCGGGCGTCAGCCTGCGCACCGTGAGCGGGATCGAAAACGGGAGCGCCAATCCTAGTCTCGACGTGCTTTCCAAAATTCTAGAGGTTCTAGGACTCACGATTACCCTGCAGGAGCGCGTCATCCATGAATAA
- a CDS encoding HipA N-terminal domain-containing protein — protein MNKTAHYRLRKACVLKNGKTAGYLLANKRRFVFIYDSDYLATGGSSIATGFPKAQRIFSSRYLFPFFSGLLPEGENLAYICRSLKLNPKDKFGLLLELAQNETIGAITVRGIE, from the coding sequence ATGAATAAAACGGCTCACTACAGATTACGCAAGGCATGCGTTCTAAAAAACGGGAAAACTGCAGGATATCTGCTAGCGAACAAAAGGCGCTTTGTGTTTATCTACGACAGTGACTACCTCGCAACCGGAGGTTCCTCCATCGCTACCGGATTCCCCAAAGCCCAACGGATTTTTTCTTCACGATATCTATTCCCATTCTTCAGTGGACTCTTGCCCGAAGGCGAAAACCTAGCTTACATCTGCAGGAGCCTAAAGCTCAACCCCAAAGATAAATTCGGCCTACTTCTGGAACTCGCCCAGAACGAAACCATCGGCGCCATCACCGTGAGAGGAATCGAATAA
- a CDS encoding HipA domain-containing protein yields MLKFTLPSIAQGTNQNTRRISISGAQAKYSLRIVSKELEPTDNNGTYILKPATNMQFRLFADMPANEHITMQMAKQIFKLNVAESALLQFTTGEYTYLTKRFDIRNDGSKILQEDLAQTAGLSSDANGSNFKYESLSYEEIAYILKQHVSASPIAIEQFFKVLLFNYLVCNGDAHIKNFSIYCPHQDGVYELTPAYDLINTSLHADDFRTALDLFKDEENYNGKFFKDNGFYGASDFLEFARRIGIVEKRAQKFIRDITAHIPEMDEMLDKSFLSDEAKVQYKENIRDRAKALSL; encoded by the coding sequence ATGCTGAAGTTTACACTTCCAAGCATCGCTCAAGGCACCAACCAAAACACCCGAAGAATTTCCATATCCGGGGCACAGGCAAAATATTCCTTGCGCATCGTATCTAAAGAGCTTGAACCGACCGACAACAATGGCACCTACATTCTGAAGCCTGCTACAAATATGCAGTTTAGGCTATTCGCCGATATGCCCGCAAACGAGCACATCACCATGCAAATGGCAAAACAGATTTTCAAATTGAATGTAGCCGAATCGGCTTTGCTACAGTTTACAACCGGAGAATACACCTATCTCACCAAACGATTCGACATTCGCAACGATGGTTCAAAAATTCTTCAGGAAGATTTAGCACAAACCGCAGGTCTATCAAGCGACGCAAATGGTTCTAATTTCAAGTACGAAAGCCTAAGTTACGAAGAAATCGCTTACATCCTGAAGCAACATGTAAGCGCTAGTCCCATTGCGATTGAGCAATTTTTCAAGGTTCTGCTGTTCAATTATCTTGTATGCAACGGCGACGCGCACATCAAGAATTTTTCGATATATTGCCCTCATCAAGACGGCGTTTACGAACTCACGCCCGCCTACGACCTGATAAACACTTCGCTGCACGCCGATGACTTTAGAACCGCGCTTGATCTTTTCAAGGACGAAGAAAACTATAACGGGAAATTCTTTAAGGACAACGGTTTTTACGGAGCTAGCGACTTTCTGGAATTTGCAAGACGCATCGGCATTGTAGAAAAACGCGCCCAAAAATTCATTCGTGACATCACGGCACACATTCCAGAAATGGACGAAATGTTGGACAAGTCGTTCTTAAGCGACGAAGCCAAAGTCCAATACAAAGAAAACATTCGCGACCGTGCCAAAGCACTCAGCTTGTAG
- a CDS encoding tetratricopeptide repeat protein — translation MKMRFLLICVCLLSVGLWARPINDGNKLFKNGDYAGALEKYMKAREAEPANPLLFYNIGTCQYRLGNYEEAKKELESAVRMPDKNMAAKAAYNLANTHFRMGEKAAEGSERIAAWRESVAYLKKAIDLDNNFENAKKNVEIVQRKLKEELDKQKQNQDQNQDQNNDQKQPPLSDKAKEVLARALQLCKDGKYAEAKEMLENLIAEDETAGQLSGHVQRIDDVIEIKAGRKPKAKIDASNTDNDLEVI, via the coding sequence ATGAAGATGCGTTTTTTGTTGATTTGTGTATGCCTGCTGTCGGTAGGCCTGTGGGCGCGCCCCATTAACGACGGCAATAAACTGTTCAAGAACGGCGACTATGCCGGAGCGCTCGAAAAGTACATGAAGGCCCGCGAGGCCGAACCTGCGAACCCGCTCCTGTTCTACAATATCGGAACTTGCCAGTACAGGCTCGGCAACTACGAAGAGGCCAAGAAAGAGCTTGAAAGCGCCGTGCGCATGCCCGACAAGAATATGGCGGCGAAGGCTGCCTACAATTTGGCGAATACGCATTTCCGCATGGGCGAAAAGGCGGCCGAAGGTAGCGAACGCATTGCCGCGTGGCGCGAATCGGTGGCGTACCTGAAAAAGGCGATTGACCTCGACAACAATTTCGAGAACGCCAAGAAGAACGTGGAAATCGTGCAGCGCAAGCTGAAAGAAGAACTCGACAAGCAAAAGCAGAATCAGGATCAAAACCAGGACCAGAACAACGACCAGAAACAGCCGCCCCTGAGCGACAAGGCTAAGGAAGTTCTGGCACGTGCACTCCAGCTTTGCAAGGATGGCAAGTATGCCGAAGCGAAGGAAATGCTCGAGAACCTGATTGCCGAAGACGAGACCGCGGGCCAGCTGAGCGGACACGTGCAGCGCATCGACGACGTCATCGAAATCAAGGCGGGCAGGAAGCCCAAGGCGAAAATTGACGCAAGCAACACCGACAACGACCTGGAGGTAATCTGA
- a CDS encoding NAD(P)/FAD-dependent oxidoreductase: protein MVAENSGKKIAVIAGAGPAGLTCALELLRTTDVKPVIFEAEDVIGGISRTARYNGNRMDIGGHRFFSKSDTVMDWWQGILPLQGAASKDDIAIGRKVPLVEGGSDPEKTDYVMLCRSRLSRILFLRKLFDYPVSLNGDTIRNLGLWRMFKIGMSYLKVQLLPARKEKSLEDFMINRFGVELYRTFFRDYTEKVWGVPCSKISPDWGGQRIKGLSITKTVVHALKQIFAGKKKTEAGAANGADIRQKDTETSLIGQFLYPKFGPGQLWETVAEKVQEMGGEIRMNSKVVGVNRSADGKRIESVVVESRAADGNVSTETVACDYFLSTMPVKELVAAMDNEKNPVPAEVRRVSDGLVYRDFITVGLLLDELLIKNPAKPGTPESKLKFVADNWIYVQESDVKLGRIQIFNNWSPYLVADPSKVWIGLEYFATEGDEMWRMPDADFIKFAIAELDKIHVAKPASVRDSVVFHIKKAYPAYFGTYGEFDKVRAYVDPIENLFLMGRNGMHKYNNMDHSMLAAMEVAKCIRENSTDKTALWNVNSEEEYHEGKKA from the coding sequence ATGGTTGCTGAAAATAGTGGAAAGAAGATTGCCGTGATTGCGGGTGCGGGCCCTGCGGGACTCACCTGCGCGCTGGAACTTTTGCGTACGACGGATGTGAAACCCGTGATTTTCGAGGCCGAAGATGTTATCGGCGGTATTTCGCGCACGGCGCGTTACAACGGCAACCGCATGGATATCGGCGGTCACCGCTTTTTCAGCAAGAGCGATACGGTGATGGACTGGTGGCAGGGAATCTTGCCGTTGCAGGGTGCCGCGAGCAAGGACGACATTGCTATTGGCCGCAAGGTGCCGCTGGTCGAAGGTGGCTCCGATCCCGAGAAGACGGACTACGTGATGCTTTGCCGCAGCCGTCTTTCCCGCATCCTTTTCTTACGCAAGCTCTTTGACTATCCGGTTTCGTTGAATGGCGACACCATCCGTAACCTCGGGCTGTGGCGCATGTTCAAGATTGGCATGAGCTACCTCAAGGTGCAGCTGCTGCCCGCCCGTAAGGAAAAAAGCCTCGAAGACTTCATGATCAACCGCTTTGGCGTGGAACTGTACCGCACGTTCTTCCGCGATTACACCGAGAAGGTGTGGGGCGTGCCCTGCAGCAAGATCAGCCCCGACTGGGGCGGCCAGCGCATCAAGGGACTCTCGATTACCAAGACCGTGGTGCACGCGCTCAAGCAGATTTTTGCCGGCAAGAAGAAGACTGAAGCTGGTGCCGCGAACGGTGCGGACATCCGCCAGAAGGATACCGAGACGAGCCTTATCGGGCAGTTCCTTTACCCGAAATTCGGCCCTGGCCAGCTTTGGGAAACGGTCGCCGAGAAGGTGCAGGAAATGGGCGGCGAAATCCGCATGAATTCGAAGGTGGTGGGCGTGAACCGCTCCGCCGACGGCAAGCGTATCGAAAGCGTGGTTGTTGAATCCCGTGCGGCAGACGGAAACGTTTCGACCGAAACGGTCGCCTGCGACTACTTCCTCAGCACGATGCCCGTGAAGGAACTTGTCGCCGCGATGGACAATGAAAAGAACCCGGTACCGGCGGAAGTTCGCCGCGTATCCGACGGCCTTGTGTACCGCGACTTCATTACCGTGGGGCTCCTGCTCGACGAACTGCTCATCAAGAACCCGGCGAAGCCCGGCACTCCCGAAAGCAAGCTCAAGTTCGTGGCGGACAACTGGATTTATGTGCAGGAGTCCGACGTGAAACTCGGCCGCATCCAGATTTTCAACAACTGGAGCCCCTACCTGGTGGCCGACCCGAGCAAGGTCTGGATTGGCCTCGAATACTTCGCGACCGAGGGCGACGAAATGTGGCGCATGCCCGATGCCGACTTCATCAAGTTCGCGATTGCGGAACTCGACAAGATTCACGTGGCAAAGCCCGCGTCCGTCCGCGATTCTGTGGTGTTCCATATCAAGAAGGCGTACCCCGCCTACTTCGGCACCTATGGCGAATTCGACAAGGTGCGCGCCTATGTGGACCCCATCGAGAACCTTTTCCTGATGGGCCGCAACGGCATGCACAAGTACAACAACATGGACCACAGCATGCTCGCAGCCATGGAAGTCGCGAAATGCATCCGCGAAAATTCTACCGACAAGACTGCCCTCTGGAACGTGAATAGCGAAGAAGAATACCACGAAGGCAAGAAAGCGTAG
- a CDS encoding GtrA family protein: MFADKIKAIRGRFPRKSLLGQFLRYLVTGGLAFVVDFGLFALCLYVFDWHYLLANLVGLVAGLVLNYTMSIVWVFTACERTLEKRKVMEFSLFALVGIAGVGINQLLMFLMVGVFDWNEMVSKMVAAVLVLMWNFGARKLMLFRERKE; the protein is encoded by the coding sequence ATGTTTGCTGATAAGATAAAAGCGATTCGCGGCAGGTTCCCGCGCAAGTCCCTGTTGGGGCAGTTTTTGCGTTACCTGGTGACGGGGGGCCTCGCCTTCGTTGTCGATTTTGGCCTGTTCGCCTTGTGCCTTTATGTGTTTGACTGGCATTACCTGCTTGCGAACTTGGTCGGCCTGGTTGCGGGGCTTGTGCTCAACTATACCATGAGTATCGTGTGGGTGTTTACGGCTTGCGAAAGGACTCTCGAAAAACGCAAGGTGATGGAGTTCTCGCTGTTCGCGCTTGTGGGAATTGCCGGTGTCGGTATCAACCAGCTGCTGATGTTTTTGATGGTGGGCGTGTTTGACTGGAACGAGATGGTCTCCAAGATGGTGGCCGCGGTTCTTGTTCTGATGTGGAATTTTGGGGCGCGCAAGTTGATGCTGTTCCGAGAAAGGAAGGAGTGA